From Solanum lycopersicum chromosome 8, SLM_r2.1, the proteins below share one genomic window:
- the HSP17.4 gene encoding cytosolic class II small heat shock protein HCT2 produces the protein MDLRLMGIDNTPLFHTLQHMMEAAGEDSVNAPSKKYVRDAKAMAATPVDVKEYPDSYVFVVDMPGLKSGDIKVQVEEDNVLLISGERKREEEKEGVKFIRMERRVGKFMRKFSLPENANTDAISAVCQDGVLTVTVQKLPPPEPKKSKTIQVKVA, from the coding sequence ATGGATTTGAGGTTGATGGGTATTGATAACACACCACTCTTCCACACTCTTCAGCATATGATGGAAGCTGCTGGTGAAGATTCCGTGAATGCACCATCAAAGAAGTATGTTCGTGATGCTAAGGCAATGGCTGCGACACCAGTGGACGTGAAAGAGTATCCTGATTCATATGTTTTCGTTGTGGATATGCCAGGGTTGAAATCTGGAGATATCAAAGTGCAGGTAGAAGAAGACAATGTGCTGTTGATTAGTGGTGAAAGGAAGAgggaagaagagaaagaaggTGTAAAGTTTATTAGAATGGAGAGAAGGGTTGGGAAATTCATGAGGAAGTTTAGTCTGCCGGAGAATGCGAATACTGATGCAATTTCTGCAGTTTGTCAAGATGGAGTTCTGACTGTTACTGTTCAGAAGCTGCCTCCTCCTGAGCCAAAGAAGTCCAAAACCATTCAGGTCAAAGTTGCTTGA